The Brassica oleracea var. oleracea cultivar TO1000 chromosome C6, BOL, whole genome shotgun sequence genome includes a region encoding these proteins:
- the LOC106298781 gene encoding blue copper protein, with product MANSNTLVGCLAIVFFTAAVSPASSATHSVEWSLGNDYSSLASGKPYAVGDTIVFNYGAGHTVDEVSESDYKSCTLGNSISSDSSGTTSIALKTSGSHYFICAIPGHCTGGMKLSVNVGAAASSGGGGDGATAKTTPSPTLEGGKAAPTASATPVLKPFQALVVTCVVALLYASAFS from the exons ATGGCAAACTCGAATACACTTGTTGGTTGCCTTGCCATCGTCTTCTTTACTGCTGCTGTCTCACCTGCCTCCTCAGCCACTCATTCCGTGGAATGGTCGCTCGGGAATGACTATAGCTCCTTGGCTTCCGGAAAACCCTACGCCGTTGGCGATACAATCG TGTTCAACTATGGTGCGGGTCACACGGTGGACGAAGTGAGTGAAAGTGATTACAAAAGTTGCACACTGGGGAATTCAATTTCTTCCGACAGTAGCGGAACCACAAGCATAGCTCTCAAGACATCTGGCTCTCACTACTTCATTTGCGCTATCCCCGGCCACTGCACTGGCGGCATGAAGCTCTCTGTCAACGTAGGTGCAGCTGCCTCTTCCGGCGGTGGTGGGGACGGTGCCACCGCCAAAACTACACCTTCTCCGACGTTAGAAGGCGGAAAGGCTGCTCCTACTGCTTCTGCCACTCCTGTGTTGAAGCCGTTCCAGGCTTTGGTTGTGACTTGTGTAGTTGCGTTATTATATGCTTCGGCTTTTTCTTAG